TTAGCGTAGCATGCTACCCACGGATAACACAGGGCTTATTTACATACTTTCTTGGTGACAGCTACTGCAGCATTTTGCTCACTCAATAAAAATTACAACCAAAAAAGATCACTGAAAGTTTTTACTACATTCAAATGAGTGCAGAAGCACGGATTTCTTCAATGTAggagacgacgatgagcgggggAGCGTCAAGATGGAAGTTGATCAAGAAGACGCTCTGCAAAGCATAGCacgagagtgtggtgcagttcaACACAAGGCATGTTCGGCTACGGCTACAGCCTCATGGTCACGCGCAGCGGCCTTTGAAGAAGATCTTTTCTTGCACCAGCGGGTTCGACACCCAGTCGTGGACATTGGTGTAGGCTCTTCTTTTTGCCTGCTCCGCAACCCGTCTCAGAAACGAAACAACCCCAGCCCCGAAATCTCGCCACAGAGTTGTTTGTTCACGAAtaattcgccacctggcagcagcgggccTGCAGccggacaacccgtcctcatatattgcttggacgcaggggccacatcaccgctccctccgcGCCTTCATTAGATTGGCCCACCTTTTCTCCTTTACTTAACACGCACccgcttttttctttcctctactACCTTCCCAGCTCcccttatgccctgaggcaataaatatcgctATAAAAAAACATGGTTGAAAGAGAAATCCAGGATCATTTGAACACAAAACAAGCACCAGTTAAATGGCTCATTTTATTAATTTTAGAGCAGCTGTAAATGTCAACTACACAGAAGGAGATCCACCAGTGGGCCGCACTACAGCGGTGGTCATAGTCGAGCATTGTAACGCCTCACACATGGCTCGTTCGCACGAGGGCACCGCTCGTATGGTCACTTTCTGACTGCACCGAGCACACACCGTCGGTCATTGAAAATGGCGCTCCGCAAGTCTTCCGTTTTGTGTTGTCGCTCGTGAAAGGAGGTTCTGAGTCTCAAAAACCTCTAGTGGAAGACGTTCAACTCCATTGTTCGACACGGAGCCGTACTGCAAAGATCGCACACGATTATGCGTTTAGCACCTCCTAAAAACGCATTTCTAAGTTTCTAGAACCACCATTCGGGAAGAGCGAATTCTTTTAGGAGTAACAGGTACTTCTTAATGCACGTTACACGTTATTACTTAATGTGTAACAGGTATTGCGTAATACATGTCGCACGTTACTACGTAATGTCTAACAGATACCATGTAATACACGTTACACGTTACTACGTGATGTGTAACAGATACTACCTAATAAAGAGGCGCTTTCTCTTCCCTTTTTCAATAAACCGCTTCTTGTGCGGCCATGAATTCCACACGCTAAATCGTAATCGTTACTTAAAAAAGCAAATGGTATAGCTGCACCTCCGAGGAGCTTTTAAAAATTTGGCTTGCCCGGTACACGTGTGTGCAGCCCTTGTCATTTCGTTGTCGGAACTTGAGAACTCCTCACAATAAAAGTAGCGTCCAGAAAGCAGTGTGGGCGATCTCGCCGTATATTTCTCCTTTTCGTGTTAAAAAAACCTGTTTCTGCAAAGGTCATTGCAATTTATCGCTTTTGTGGGCCCCTTTTTTAATCGAATAGTACGAGTACTCTTACCTATAGTGAACAATATACTCTAACTCTGCAGCGGGAACGGGCCCGTTAGCAGGTCAATAAATTAATAATTTATTGGATTCAAGAAATAGTAATTTGCCGCGATCTGACCCACCGGCAAAAGCTAATCTCGGGACGCAGTCCACGCAGTTCTACACTTAATTCTACAAGCGGGAGGCGTGATTGTTTAACAATCGTTGAGGATCCCTGTAATGGCCCTGTAGCACCCAGAGGCAATATCTTTAGTGCCCACGCTGCTTGACATTACTTCGTCCAGCAGACAATTCAGCTGCAAGTTCAGTATTTTTGTCCTCTTATATAAAGCGAATTCCAGAAACGATAACGTATTTGTTTACTTCATGCACAATAACAACAATCAACGAACATGCATCGCTTAATATAAGTTCTCTTTATTTCTCATGCCACCATCTTTGACTCCAGATCGCCCGGGCGGGATAAAGTCCTGGCGAGATAAAGTCACGCAAGAACCTTCTGAACAGACGTTACGAACAAGTTAAAGAACTCCTGGTTCCAGATCTCTCGCATAACAGCGGGGAACGCGAAAGACAAGTATTCCGCCAAGACATTCAGCATGAACCCGCCACCTCGTACGCGAAGCATGAGCTGTTCTATGGTCACTGGAATCGTCGGTCCCTCGTGAACCAGTTTGATGACCTGGCCAAGCTCGGTGGCTTCCACACGGAATAACGTCGTGAAGCGCGAAACGGTTGGCCGAAGCTGTATGTGACCTTTTCTCCCGTCGCAGATTTCCCAGGGAACCGTCATGGCAACGGCGCCCGGTTGAGCGAAGTCCACTTGAATCATGCGGGTGCCGTTGACGCAAAAGGGAATTATGGCTCCGTACCGGCGAAGCTTGTTAAGGCCGCTAATGTTGAGCGGTTGAAACTCAACGCCAAGGAATCGGACCGGAGTGCTTGGAGACGGGCGCAGCTCGGATTCGGGAAGCTCTTGAATCATCCGGTTGATGGGACCGTCCAAGTCGACTCCAGAAAAATCACATGGGTTTTCTGCAAGGAATAAACCATCGAGTACCACTATATGATGTCGTTATATTTAAAAATTGCCGAATTTTGGACTTATTCCTcattattattttcctttcctgcacagaaaactaaaaaaaattatgcagaaCTTACCTTCCCACAAAATCTAGCCAATTTAAGGCATAGGTCATTTATGTAAGTATCGATTTAAGTGATCGATTCTTGAAGTAAAACAAAGAAGAACGCTTTTAGCCTTAGATTTCTTCGGTAAATGTTGCGGCTTATAAACCGTGAAGAAATACTTGGCAAAGACGAAAAAGGAAGCCAAGGAAGGTCGCGCGGttaatcccccttgtgggtatgtgccattttgtgaggggaacaacaacaataacactGCATTGCTCGTAAGGCTTCCTCACAACGTGAGAAAGGGGATAAAAGTTGAAACAGCCAGTAGAGGTAGACGGAAACGAGATAAGACAAAGGAAAGGAGACAATAGAGAAGGaaggggtagggggggggggggggcagaaaacaATGAACATCATTACTGCGAGAGCGCTAAAATCACCTGCCCACCTAGTTCTTTCAATGCCGCCTTGAAGAAAATCAATATTTTTGAGAATAAGTTATAATTATTCTATTTATACATAATCAAAAATTAATTTTAGGGGTTCATCACGGCATAAAAAAAAGTATACCTATTACTTTTCATTGGTTCAGCTCTGCGGTTTTTATTTTCCTGTGTTTCTTACGTAGTACAATAGCAGAAAAATATTCCCAAATTATGTACACCGCTTCTAAAAAGTTCAGAGCCCAGGGAGGTTTCTTCTCAGCCACACCTTATGGCTTGATCCCTATTGATGCAAATCCCCAAAAGGGCAAAAAATTTTTTGTATCCTCCCCTTCACTGG
This region of Amblyomma americanum isolate KBUSLIRL-KWMA chromosome 5, ASM5285725v1, whole genome shotgun sequence genomic DNA includes:
- the LOC144135212 gene encoding uncharacterized protein LOC144135212; this translates as MLPEKLFALVAWMTVSAAGFQYQPENPCDFSGVDLDGPINRMIQELPESELRPSPSTPVRFLGVEFQPLNISGLNKLRRYGAIIPFCVNGTRMIQVDFAQPGAVAMTVPWEICDGRKGHIQLRPTVSRFTTLFRVEATELGQVIKLVHEGPTIPVTIEQLMLRVRGGGFMLNVLAEYLSFAFPAVMREIWNQEFFNLFVTSVQKVLA